From the genome of Defluviitalea raffinosedens, one region includes:
- a CDS encoding spore maturation protein, producing the protein MKWVLYISDFMIPLIIFGILVYGFLKKINIFDVFIEGARESVNTILTIMPTLIGLMVAVGIIRASGTLDMIERGLKPLLKFTSFPSELIPLTILRSISSSASLGLVLDLFKQYGPDSFIGRLISVMMGCTETIFYTMSVYFMSVGIKKTRYTLLGAILANLAGVIASFYITIWVFGR; encoded by the coding sequence TTGAAATGGGTTTTATATATTTCTGATTTCATGATTCCTCTTATTATATTTGGCATACTTGTTTATGGATTTCTTAAAAAAATCAATATCTTTGATGTATTTATAGAAGGGGCAAGAGAAAGCGTCAATACTATTTTAACGATTATGCCTACTTTAATTGGACTTATGGTAGCTGTAGGGATTATTAGAGCTTCTGGAACCTTGGATATGATCGAAAGGGGACTAAAGCCCTTACTTAAATTTACTTCTTTTCCGTCGGAGCTGATTCCTCTTACGATTCTAAGGAGCATTTCATCTTCTGCCAGTTTGGGATTAGTTCTAGATTTGTTTAAACAATATGGGCCGGATTCATTCATAGGAAGGCTTATTTCTGTTATGATGGGATGTACGGAAACCATTTTTTATACTATGTCTGTATATTTTATGTCTGTTGGAATTAAAAAAACAAGATATACCCTCTTAGGAGCCATTCTTGCTAATCTGGCAGGAGTTATAGCTTCATTTTATATCACAATATGGGTTTTTGGAAGATAA
- the rsmI gene encoding 16S rRNA (cytidine(1402)-2'-O)-methyltransferase, which translates to MPGTLYLCATPIGNLEDITYRAVRILKEVDLIAAEDTRHTKKLLNHLEITTPLTSYHEHNKAAKGPILIEKLKEGLNIALVSDAGTPGISDPGEDLVRLAHENNILVTPVPGASAVISGLIISGLSTRRFIFEGFLPTDNKGRNERLRKLSNEDRTIVLYEAPHRLLKTLEALYEALGNRKISIVRELTKQYEEVKISTIEESIKYYQEVSPKGEFVLVIEGLSNEAINEIEIKKWENISIDEHVRLYIDQGKTQKEALKQVAKDRGLSKREVYQIIHQIK; encoded by the coding sequence ATGCCTGGAACATTATATTTATGTGCAACACCTATTGGAAATTTAGAAGATATTACATATAGAGCGGTAAGAATTTTAAAAGAAGTGGATTTAATTGCTGCAGAAGATACAAGACATACAAAAAAACTCTTAAATCATTTAGAAATTACTACACCATTAACCAGTTACCACGAGCATAATAAGGCCGCTAAAGGACCAATATTGATTGAGAAATTAAAAGAAGGTTTAAACATCGCTCTTGTAAGTGATGCTGGAACTCCTGGAATATCCGATCCGGGAGAAGATCTTGTACGCCTTGCCCATGAAAATAATATTTTGGTTACGCCAGTACCGGGGGCCTCTGCGGTAATCTCAGGGCTTATTATATCGGGACTTTCTACCAGAAGATTTATTTTTGAAGGTTTCTTACCTACGGACAATAAAGGGCGAAATGAAAGGCTTAGAAAACTTTCTAATGAAGACAGAACCATTGTACTATATGAGGCTCCCCATAGGCTTTTAAAAACCTTAGAAGCCCTTTATGAGGCCTTAGGCAATAGAAAGATATCCATCGTAAGGGAACTTACCAAGCAGTACGAGGAAGTCAAAATAAGCACCATAGAAGAAAGCATAAAGTACTATCAGGAGGTTTCACCAAAAGGGGAATTTGTTTTAGTTATTGAAGGATTATCCAATGAAGCAATCAATGAAATAGAAATAAAGAAATGGGAAAATATTAGCATCGATGAACATGTCAGATTGTACATAGATCAAGGTAAAACTCAAAAGGAAGCCCTAAAGCAAGTGGCTAAAGACAGAGGGCTCAGTAAAAGAGAAGTTTATCAAATCATTCATCAAATCAAATAA
- the holB gene encoding DNA polymerase III subunit delta' — protein sequence MYTFEEIIGHRGVIQNLQQAIEHNKVSHSYIFDGISGVGKKMIAFTFAKTLQCLEKGTAPCNKCSSCRAFDSGNHPDVFFIDTDKKNLGVDEIRDHIQKDIETKPYKYRYKIYIVDKADKMTVQAQNALLKTIEEPPSYGIIMLISTNYKQFLPTIISRCSLIKLNPLKPGEIKDYFKSTAVDPHMIDLYITFSGGSIGAIKNMMESEHFLEIREHVIRWTNEIHSGDLMKLFEIQKEMENYKEEIDFVLDLMYAWYRDILFLKQMGNNPYIINKDKVDVLLNTAMVLSYNKLGKSLDAIEKAKKQLRQNANFQLALEIMLLHIKENAHERNRSSF from the coding sequence ATGTATACATTTGAAGAAATTATTGGTCATAGAGGAGTCATTCAAAATCTCCAGCAAGCGATTGAACACAATAAAGTATCTCACAGTTATATTTTTGACGGCATTTCTGGTGTTGGTAAAAAGATGATTGCATTTACTTTTGCCAAAACGCTTCAATGTTTGGAAAAAGGAACTGCACCCTGTAATAAATGCAGTTCGTGCAGAGCTTTTGACTCAGGAAATCATCCTGATGTTTTTTTTATCGATACAGATAAAAAGAATTTAGGAGTAGATGAAATCAGAGACCATATTCAAAAAGATATAGAAACAAAACCCTATAAATACAGGTATAAGATTTATATAGTGGACAAGGCGGACAAAATGACCGTGCAGGCTCAAAATGCCCTTTTAAAGACCATAGAAGAGCCTCCTTCCTATGGAATCATTATGCTTATTTCTACGAATTACAAACAATTTCTTCCCACTATTATATCAAGATGTTCCCTTATAAAGCTAAATCCTCTGAAGCCAGGAGAAATAAAAGATTACTTTAAAAGTACTGCTGTAGATCCTCATATGATTGATCTATACATTACTTTTTCCGGTGGAAGTATTGGCGCTATTAAAAACATGATGGAATCAGAGCATTTTTTGGAAATCAGAGAACATGTCATAAGATGGACTAATGAAATTCACTCAGGAGATTTAATGAAATTGTTTGAAATCCAAAAAGAAATGGAAAACTATAAAGAAGAAATAGATTTTGTACTGGATTTAATGTATGCTTGGTATAGAGATATTTTATTTCTAAAGCAAATGGGTAATAATCCATATATCATTAATAAAGATAAAGTTGATGTTTTGTTGAATACAGCTATGGTCTTATCTTATAATAAACTTGGCAAAAGTTTGGATGCAATAGAAAAAGCAAAAAAACAACTCAGGCAAAATGCGAATTTTCAACTTGCTTTAGAAATTATGTTACTACATATAAAGGAGAATGCACATGAACGTAATAGGAGTTCGTTTTAA
- a CDS encoding AbrB/MazE/SpoVT family DNA-binding domain-containing protein: MKSTGVVRKVDELGRVVLPIELRRNLDIHEKDALEIFVDNDKIILKKYEPADIFTGSMEDLIDYKGKKISKETIIELVRLAGMELKEQ; encoded by the coding sequence GTGAAATCAACAGGTGTTGTAAGAAAAGTAGACGAATTAGGAAGAGTGGTGCTTCCTATCGAATTGAGAAGAAATTTAGACATCCATGAAAAAGATGCTTTGGAGATTTTCGTTGATAACGACAAAATCATTTTAAAGAAATATGAACCAGCAGACATTTTTACTGGTAGCATGGAAGATTTAATTGACTATAAAGGTAAGAAAATCTCTAAAGAAACAATTATTGAACTTGTAAGATTAGCAGGAATGGAACTTAAAGAACAATAA
- a CDS encoding cyclic-di-AMP receptor, whose translation MKLIFAIIHDEDAHGVMDELNKKGFGVTKLASTGGFLKSGNTTIFIGVEEEKVDEALSIIEKKCKSRKQVTTANLPPTNITEGYIPYPIEVTVGGATIFVLDVDRFEKI comes from the coding sequence ATGAAACTCATATTTGCGATCATTCATGATGAAGACGCCCACGGAGTAATGGATGAATTAAATAAAAAAGGTTTTGGAGTTACAAAGCTTGCCAGTACCGGTGGATTTTTAAAATCAGGAAATACAACGATCTTTATTGGAGTAGAAGAAGAAAAGGTTGATGAAGCTCTTAGTATTATAGAAAAGAAATGTAAAAGCAGAAAACAGGTAACAACAGCAAATTTACCACCAACCAATATAACGGAAGGATACATTCCTTATCCTATAGAAGTGACTGTAGGAGGAGCTACTATTTTTGTACTGGATGTAGACCGTTTTGAAAAAATCTAA
- a CDS encoding tRNA1(Val) (adenine(37)-N6)-methyltransferase: MNLQNNILLREGERIDDLNLKGYQIIQNPKFFCFGMDAVLLSAFTEVKEGDTVLDLGSGNGIIPMLLEAKTRGKKFIGLEIQEQNVDMARRSILLNHLEDKVEIHLGDVKKIKEYYKAESFDVVTSNPPYMNAEGGLKNSHEAKTIARHEVLCSLEDIIYAASYVLKNKGSFYMVHRPHRLVDIMVLLRKYRLEPKALQMVHPYIDKEPNMVLIKAVKNARALLKGLKPLIIYNEKGQYNDEVKEIYNE, encoded by the coding sequence ATGAATTTACAGAATAATATTTTGCTTAGGGAAGGGGAAAGGATCGATGACCTGAATTTAAAAGGTTATCAAATCATTCAAAACCCCAAATTCTTTTGTTTTGGGATGGATGCAGTTTTACTTTCCGCCTTTACAGAAGTCAAAGAAGGAGATACAGTACTGGATTTAGGCAGTGGAAATGGCATAATACCTATGTTATTAGAAGCAAAGACTAGAGGAAAAAAATTTATCGGTCTTGAGATTCAAGAACAGAATGTGGATATGGCAAGAAGAAGCATTCTGCTTAATCATCTGGAAGACAAAGTAGAAATCCATCTTGGGGATGTTAAAAAAATAAAAGAGTATTATAAAGCCGAATCCTTTGATGTTGTTACATCCAATCCCCCTTATATGAATGCAGAAGGGGGACTAAAAAACTCCCATGAAGCAAAAACCATAGCAAGACATGAAGTGCTTTGTTCTTTAGAAGATATTATTTATGCTGCTTCTTATGTATTAAAAAATAAGGGCAGCTTTTATATGGTTCATCGTCCCCACAGATTGGTTGATATTATGGTGCTTTTAAGAAAATATCGTCTTGAGCCGAAAGCATTACAAATGGTTCATCCTTATATCGATAAAGAGCCTAATATGGTCCTTATAAAAGCGGTGAAAAATGCAAGAGCCTTGCTTAAGGGTTTAAAGCCTCTTATTATTTATAATGAAAAGGGTCAGTATAATGATGAAGTAAAGGAAATATACAATGAATAA
- the tmk gene encoding dTMP kinase, which yields MRGLFISMEGSDGSGKTTQIERLKDYFLNKGYEVIITREPGGTLISEQIRNIVLDVKNEVLSDMTETLLYAASRAQHVEEKIKPALESGKIVISDRFVDSSIVYQGYARGIGMDIVEAINSYAVQGFMPDITFFFDIEPELAMKRKNSQKSLDRLEQEHISFHNKVYEGYKILLKKYPERIKSINARQSIDNIYEQIIKEVSSLLKEDAYETHICDHS from the coding sequence ATGAGAGGATTATTTATTTCTATGGAGGGTTCAGACGGTTCAGGAAAGACAACACAGATCGAAAGATTAAAAGACTATTTTTTAAATAAAGGTTATGAAGTTATTATAACCAGAGAACCTGGGGGAACTTTAATCAGTGAGCAAATTAGAAATATTGTTTTAGATGTAAAAAATGAAGTTTTATCAGATATGACAGAAACCCTCCTTTATGCAGCATCTAGAGCACAGCATGTGGAAGAAAAGATCAAGCCGGCCCTAGAAAGCGGAAAGATTGTCATCAGTGATAGATTTGTAGATTCGAGTATTGTCTATCAAGGCTATGCAAGAGGGATTGGCATGGATATTGTGGAAGCTATTAATTCTTATGCCGTACAAGGATTTATGCCCGATATTACATTCTTTTTTGATATAGAACCAGAGTTAGCAATGAAAAGAAAAAACAGTCAAAAATCCTTGGATCGATTGGAACAGGAGCATATTTCATTTCATAATAAAGTATATGAGGGGTATAAAATCCTTCTAAAAAAATATCCAGAGCGTATAAAATCCATCAACGCAAGACAGAGTATAGACAATATCTACGAGCAAATTATAAAAGAAGTAAGCAGTTTATTAAAGGAGGATGCTTATGAAACTCATATTTGCGATCATTCATGA
- a CDS encoding YaaR family protein translates to MDMKVGPIQTPSIQATKEVKEKSVEKDFAFTLLSKIEESELQEKLEKMLEDITVQGKKLADHMDIKDLRKYRTLVSDFMNEVVSRSHKFSRENFLDKRGRHRVYGIVKKVNDNLDELAQELIKKEKDHLKILERVDEIRGLLLDIIT, encoded by the coding sequence ATGGATATGAAAGTCGGGCCAATTCAAACACCTTCTATACAAGCAACTAAAGAAGTAAAGGAAAAATCAGTAGAAAAAGATTTTGCCTTCACGCTTTTAAGCAAAATTGAGGAATCAGAGCTTCAAGAAAAGCTTGAAAAAATGTTAGAGGATATCACGGTCCAGGGTAAAAAATTAGCTGACCATATGGATATTAAAGATTTAAGAAAATATAGAACTTTGGTTTCTGACTTTATGAATGAAGTGGTATCGAGATCTCATAAGTTTTCCAGAGAGAATTTCCTGGATAAAAGAGGAAGACACCGGGTGTATGGTATTGTAAAAAAGGTTAATGACAATTTGGATGAACTGGCCCAGGAACTCATTAAAAAGGAAAAAGACCACTTGAAAATCTTAGAAAGAGTTGATGAAATCAGAGGATTGCTTTTGGATATAATAACTTAA
- a CDS encoding aminotransferase class I/II-fold pyridoxal phosphate-dependent enzyme, which produces MAEAPLYERLMHYNKEDIYPFHMPGHKLGKVFSPSNLLNLDVTEVRGMDNLYEPEEVIAKAQELAAKTFGAEETIFLVNGSTAGVIASILGVCDPKDQLILARNSHHSAHHGMILGDITPSYINPKMVKKYGLLGGISSEDVEEAIKKCPEAKAVFITSPTYEGFTSNIKEIARIVHKYDKVLIVDEAHGAHFNFHSSFPKTALSQGADIVIQSLHKTLPALTQSALMHFQGNRVNRHRVKQILRMIQTSSPSYIFMGLMDFLRKTLDEEKNLWFEPYFSRLKDLRNELKKLDHIILLGEELNHQYAIEEIDISRLVFYTGYTNQSGMDIDKLLRDKYKIQMELSSEIHFIGITTVGDTQEGYKRLLNSLREIDKKLILNQKNADINNISYPPSEIMISPREAFYAPKEVIPLEDGEGKVCANFVVFYPPGIPLLSPGEKITKFHIEQIKRRKKEKTIEVIRRGEL; this is translated from the coding sequence ATGGCAGAAGCACCTTTATATGAAAGATTAATGCATTATAATAAAGAAGATATATATCCTTTTCACATGCCTGGACATAAATTAGGGAAGGTATTTTCTCCTTCTAATTTACTTAATTTAGATGTTACAGAAGTCAGAGGTATGGATAATCTATACGAGCCGGAAGAAGTAATAGCCAAAGCACAAGAATTAGCAGCAAAGACCTTCGGCGCAGAAGAAACGATATTTTTAGTGAATGGATCCACAGCTGGGGTTATAGCTTCTATCCTTGGGGTATGCGATCCTAAAGACCAACTCATTCTTGCGCGCAATAGTCATCATTCTGCCCATCACGGAATGATTTTAGGAGATATTACACCAAGTTATATTAATCCCAAAATGGTGAAGAAATACGGTTTATTAGGTGGGATTTCTTCAGAGGATGTAGAAGAAGCTATAAAAAAATGTCCAGAAGCAAAAGCTGTATTTATTACAAGTCCTACTTATGAAGGGTTCACTTCAAATATTAAAGAAATTGCTCGGATTGTCCATAAATATGATAAAGTTTTGATTGTTGATGAAGCTCACGGAGCTCACTTTAATTTTCATTCTTCTTTTCCTAAAACAGCTCTTAGTCAAGGAGCTGATATAGTCATTCAAAGTCTTCATAAGACTTTACCAGCTCTTACCCAAAGTGCCCTCATGCACTTTCAAGGCAATAGAGTAAATAGACATAGAGTAAAGCAAATACTTAGAATGATTCAAACCAGCAGTCCTTCTTATATATTTATGGGGTTGATGGATTTCCTTAGAAAAACATTGGACGAGGAAAAAAATCTTTGGTTTGAACCTTATTTTTCAAGACTTAAGGATTTAAGAAATGAGTTAAAGAAATTGGATCATATCATTCTTCTTGGAGAAGAATTAAACCATCAGTATGCTATTGAAGAAATTGATATTTCAAGATTGGTTTTTTATACTGGATATACCAATCAATCAGGGATGGATATTGACAAGCTTCTTAGGGACAAATACAAGATTCAAATGGAGTTAAGCAGTGAAATTCATTTTATTGGCATTACGACTGTAGGGGATACGCAAGAAGGGTATAAGCGTCTTTTAAATTCCTTAAGAGAAATAGACAAGAAATTAATCTTAAATCAAAAAAATGCCGATATAAACAATATATCGTATCCTCCATCAGAAATCATGATCTCTCCAAGAGAAGCTTTCTATGCACCAAAAGAAGTGATTCCCTTAGAAGATGGGGAAGGAAAAGTTTGTGCGAATTTCGTTGTATTTTATCCCCCTGGTATACCCTTATTATCTCCAGGAGAAAAAATAACAAAATTCCATATTGAACAGATCAAAAGACGAAAAAAAGAAAAGACAATAGAGGTTATTAGACGGGGTGAATTATGA
- a CDS encoding PSP1 domain-containing protein produces MNVIGVRFKRAGKIYYFDPGDLEIEEGSHVIVETARGVEYGTVVIANRDVPEEQLVHPLKRVIRIATPEDDETEFENKRKEKEALEICKQKIKEHNLEMKLIDVEFTFDNNKIMFYFTAEGRIDFRELVKDLAAIFRTRIELRQIGVRDETKMMGSIGICGKSLCCASFLSEFQPVSIKMAKEQNLSLNPTKISGVCGRLMCCLKYEEETYKEINAKLPDVGQEVMTPDGKGTVLSVNVLRQLVRVAVVKKEGDTEAGVYSVDVLQFTPSPKKKDEQEIEEIYDEFTE; encoded by the coding sequence ATGAACGTAATAGGAGTTCGTTTTAAGCGAGCAGGAAAAATATATTATTTTGATCCCGGTGATTTAGAAATAGAAGAGGGAAGTCATGTTATTGTAGAAACTGCAAGAGGTGTAGAATATGGAACGGTTGTTATAGCCAATCGAGATGTTCCTGAAGAACAATTGGTTCATCCCTTAAAAAGGGTGATTAGAATTGCAACGCCGGAAGATGATGAGACAGAATTTGAAAATAAAAGAAAAGAAAAAGAAGCTCTTGAAATATGTAAGCAAAAGATCAAAGAGCATAATTTAGAAATGAAGCTCATAGATGTAGAATTTACTTTTGACAATAATAAAATTATGTTCTATTTTACTGCAGAAGGAAGAATCGATTTTAGAGAACTGGTAAAGGATTTGGCGGCAATTTTTAGAACAAGAATAGAACTGCGTCAAATAGGAGTCAGGGACGAAACAAAAATGATGGGAAGCATAGGTATCTGTGGAAAGTCTCTATGTTGTGCGAGTTTCTTGTCAGAGTTCCAGCCGGTATCTATAAAAATGGCTAAAGAGCAGAATTTGTCCTTAAATCCTACAAAAATTTCTGGTGTTTGCGGAAGACTTATGTGTTGTCTGAAATATGAAGAAGAAACCTATAAAGAAATTAATGCGAAACTGCCTGATGTAGGACAAGAAGTAATGACTCCTGACGGTAAAGGAACTGTATTATCCGTTAATGTTCTTCGCCAACTGGTAAGGGTAGCAGTTGTTAAAAAAGAAGGAGATACGGAAGCTGGTGTATATTCTGTAGATGTCCTTCAGTTCACACCTTCTCCCAAGAAAAAAGATGAACAGGAAATAGAAGAGATCTATGATGAATTTACAGAATAA
- a CDS encoding phosphoenolpyruvate carboxykinase (ATP), with the protein MATQAKFPREQIGSNNPIFSQIRTTIETPFYGNNVVKVTSLKEAYKLAAASPGTIVTDMPVYNPEAIGLDSDAKVLLFNDGAVSGRAASARKIIGEPGVNTAEYALKISEAVYQTRYKKMYHAEVYVGLHEDFMVKAHLLIPEGQENIMYSWMLNFQYITDEYFNMYQRSKKLEHEGDIYVFSDPTWSHPDHPMGLTCFDPEHNCAALLGMRYFGEHKKGTLTLAWAIANRNGYASCHGGQKRYNLADGRKFVAGVFGLSGSGKSTITHARHNDKYDITVLHDDAFVISTVDGSSVALEPAYFDKTQDYPLTFEDNKYLLTVQNNGATVDENGKVVIVTEDIRNGNGRAVKSKLWSPNRVDKFDEPVNAIFWLMKDPTLPPVVKLKGAELASVMGATLATKRTTAERLAPGVDPNALVVEPYANPFRTYPLADDYNKFKALFQDRNVDCYILNTGSFLDKKVTPAVTLGVLEAIIEGTANFKPWGNFSDIEIMEVEGYVPDLNDAEYVDQLKKRMEDRIRFVESRATEKGGFDKLPDDALAALKKVVSELK; encoded by the coding sequence ATGGCAACTCAAGCAAAATTTCCAAGAGAGCAAATTGGATCAAATAATCCTATTTTTTCTCAAATCAGAACAACCATTGAAACCCCTTTCTATGGCAACAATGTTGTTAAAGTGACATCTTTAAAAGAAGCATACAAATTAGCTGCTGCTTCTCCCGGAACCATTGTAACCGATATGCCTGTTTATAATCCTGAAGCAATCGGATTAGATTCAGACGCTAAAGTATTGCTCTTTAACGATGGTGCTGTTAGTGGCCGTGCCGCTTCTGCAAGAAAAATCATCGGTGAACCTGGAGTAAACACTGCAGAATATGCTCTTAAAATCAGTGAAGCTGTTTATCAAACTCGCTATAAAAAAATGTATCATGCTGAAGTTTATGTAGGACTTCATGAAGACTTCATGGTAAAAGCTCATCTTTTAATTCCAGAAGGTCAAGAAAACATTATGTATTCCTGGATGCTTAACTTCCAATATATAACTGATGAATATTTCAATATGTATCAAAGATCCAAAAAATTAGAACATGAAGGAGATATCTACGTATTCTCTGATCCAACCTGGTCTCACCCAGATCATCCAATGGGTCTTACATGCTTTGATCCAGAACACAACTGTGCTGCACTTCTTGGCATGAGATACTTCGGTGAACACAAGAAAGGTACTCTTACATTAGCATGGGCTATTGCAAACCGTAACGGATATGCATCCTGCCATGGCGGTCAAAAACGTTATAACTTAGCTGACGGAAGAAAATTCGTTGCTGGTGTATTTGGATTGTCCGGTTCCGGTAAATCTACTATTACTCATGCTCGTCACAATGACAAATATGATATCACTGTTCTTCATGACGATGCGTTCGTTATTTCTACTGTAGATGGTTCTTCTGTTGCATTAGAACCTGCTTACTTCGATAAAACTCAAGACTATCCATTAACCTTCGAAGACAATAAATACTTATTAACCGTACAAAACAATGGTGCTACTGTTGATGAAAACGGAAAAGTAGTTATCGTTACCGAAGATATCCGCAACGGAAATGGACGTGCTGTTAAATCTAAATTATGGTCACCTAATCGTGTAGACAAGTTTGATGAACCAGTTAATGCAATCTTCTGGCTCATGAAAGACCCAACACTTCCTCCTGTTGTTAAATTAAAAGGCGCTGAACTTGCTTCTGTAATGGGAGCTACATTGGCTACAAAGAGAACAACAGCTGAAAGACTTGCTCCTGGAGTAGATCCAAATGCATTAGTTGTAGAACCATATGCTAACCCATTCAGAACATACCCATTAGCTGATGACTACAACAAATTCAAAGCTTTATTCCAAGACAGAAATGTAGACTGTTACATCTTAAATACAGGTTCTTTCTTAGATAAGAAAGTAACTCCTGCTGTTACATTAGGTGTATTAGAAGCGATTATCGAAGGAACTGCTAACTTCAAACCATGGGGTAACTTCTCTGATATCGAAATCATGGAAGTTGAAGGTTATGTTCCTGACTTAAACGATGCTGAATATGTAGATCAATTAAAGAAGAGAATGGAAGACAGAATCAGATTCGTTGAATCCAGAGCAACAGAAAAAGGCGGATTTGACAAGCTTCCTGATGACGCATTAGCAGCACTTAAGAAAGTTGTAAGCGAATTAAAATAA
- a CDS encoding nucleoside recognition domain-containing protein, with amino-acid sequence MLNYLWGFMIVIGIIVAAFTGTMGDVTQTAINSSKEAVQICITLLGVLGFWMGIMKIAEKSGLISSLTNKIRPILRFLFPDVPDGHDAQKYIATNLIANVLGLGWAATPPGLLAMKALQKLNPKKDEASNAMCMFLIVNISSVQLISVNIIAYRSQYGSVNPSEVIGPSLLATCVSTLVAVVFGKLMERRKRS; translated from the coding sequence ATGTTAAATTATTTATGGGGATTTATGATTGTAATTGGTATTATCGTTGCTGCATTTACAGGAACTATGGGAGATGTTACTCAAACAGCAATTAATTCATCCAAGGAAGCTGTGCAGATCTGTATTACTTTATTAGGAGTACTGGGATTTTGGATGGGAATTATGAAAATAGCAGAAAAGTCAGGGCTTATTTCCAGTTTGACCAATAAGATACGACCAATTTTACGTTTTTTATTTCCAGATGTTCCTGATGGCCATGATGCTCAAAAATATATTGCTACCAATTTGATTGCCAATGTATTAGGACTGGGATGGGCAGCTACTCCTCCGGGATTATTGGCAATGAAGGCATTGCAAAAATTAAATCCTAAAAAAGATGAAGCCAGCAATGCCATGTGTATGTTTCTGATTGTAAACATTTCATCTGTACAGCTTATTTCAGTCAATATTATTGCCTATAGATCTCAATATGGTTCTGTAAATCCTTCAGAAGTTATAGGGCCTTCCTTACTTGCTACCTGTGTTTCAACTTTGGTTGCAGTGGTATTTGGGAAACTTATGGAAAGGAGAAAAAGAAGTTGA